One window from the genome of Molothrus ater isolate BHLD 08-10-18 breed brown headed cowbird chromosome 5, BPBGC_Mater_1.1, whole genome shotgun sequence encodes:
- the PHLDA1 gene encoding pleckstrin homology-like domain family A member 1 encodes MNSLGGLLGWVQSHMDVGVAVLCRSLGRGAGSRAGLAAAGSAAPAPPGGRPRRASGSAALTALGFPAAGGREEPLFPLGVTLGWERRIQKREGREKPADNPGRPHRQRPPLATPQHGRQPLRFLRAGALPALRIGAGARRRVLGWCRLRPEPSPCGRRPSNPSKRMLESGCKAVKEGMLEKRSDGLLQLWKKKRCILTEEGLLLIPPKHPPPPQQQQQPAPPAEPAAKIKELHFSNMKTVDCVERKGKYVYFTVVMAEGKEIDFRCAQEQGWNAAITLQMVQYKNRQAILAVRSTRQKQQHLAAPHGSRLRGASNSA; translated from the exons ATGAACAGCCTTGGTGGTCTGCTAGGCTGGGTCCAGAGCCACATGGATGTTGGAGTAG CCGTGCTGTGCCGTAGCCtggggcgcggggcggggagccgggccgggctcgcTGCCGCGGGGAGcgcagcccccgccccgcccggcgggcggccccgccgcgcctcCGGCTCCGCTGCTCTCACCGCGCTGGGCTTCCCCGCGGCCGGCGGGCGGGAGGAGCCGCTGTTTCCGCTGGGTGTCACTCTGGGGTGGGAGAGGCGCATTCAAAAgcgggaggggagggaaaagcccGCCGACAACCCCGGCCGCCCGCAccggcagcgcccgccgctCGCCACGCCGCAGCACGGGCGGCAGCCGCTCCGCTTCCTGCGGGCCGGGGCGCTCCCGGCCCTCCGCATCGGAGCCGGCGCCCGGCGGAGAGTGCTCGGCTGGTGCCGCCTGCGCCCCGAGCCCAGCCCCTGCGGGCGGAGGCCGTCTAACCCTTCCAAAAGGATGCTGGAGAGCGGCTGTAAGGCGGTGAAGGAGGGcatgctggagaagaggagcgacgggctgctgcagctctggaagaaGAAGCGCTGTATCCTCACCgaggaggggctgctcctcatccctcccaAGCACCCCCCGccgccgcagcagcagcagcagccggcGCCGCCGGCCGAGCCGGCGGCCAAGATCAAGGAGCTTCACTTCTCCAACATGAAGACGGTGGACTGCGTGGAGCGGAAGGGCAAGTACGTGTACTTCACGGTGGTGATGGCCGAGGGGAAGGAGATCGACTTTCGGTGcgcacaggagcagggctggaacgCGGCGATCACGCTGCAGATGGTGCAGTACAAGAACCGCCAGGCCATCCTGGCCGTGCGCTCCACCcggcagaagcagcagcacctggcagcgCCCCACGGGTCGCGGCTCCGCGGCGCCTCCAACTCCGCCTAG